CTTGGGCTCGCCCTTGGCGGCAATGCCGGAAAGGTCGCCCTTGATATCGGCGGCGAAGACCGGCACGCCGGCCCGCGAGAAGCCCTCGGCCAGCACCTGCAGCGTCACCGTCTTGCCGGTACCGGTGGCGCCGGTGACGAGGCCGTGGCGGTTGCCGAACTTCAAGTCGAGATATTCCGGCTTGTTGATGCTGTCGTCGGGATTGCGGCTCGCGCCGATGAAAATCTTGCCATCCTCGATCATCCGCAAATGCTCCCTTCGGCTATGCCGGTCTTTGTTGAGAAGGCTGGCTCCTGCCGCCTTCATCGAACCATCGTTTCCCTGTTATAAGCAGGCTGGCGGATGCGGACAACTGTTTGCATCGAAAGCAAAACTGGACAATGTGCCGCCGTGCGCGCCCGGCTTGAGTTGCGCTCGAATCTCGAATAACGTTGACGTTAACGTCAAAATAACAGGAGGCTGACGATGAATGAAATTGTGACCCAGATCGCCGATCGTGTGGGCATTGCGCCTGATCTGGCCGAAAAGGCGCTCGGCATGATGCTCGGCTTCCTGCAACGCGAGGCCGCTGATGGCCCTGTCGCCCGGATGATCGAAGCAATCCCCGGCGGCGCCGATCTCGTCGCCCAGTACAATGGCGCAAGTGCTGGCGGTGGCGGTCTGCTCGGCGGGCTGATGAGCTCGCTCGGCGGCGGCGGCATCATGGGTCTCGGCCAGCAGCTGATGGGCGAAGGCCTCGGCATGGGCGAGATCACCTCGCTCGCCAAGGAAACCATCGCCATCGCCAAGCAATATGCCGGCGAAGAGGTGGTCGACGAAGTCGTTGCCTCCGTCCCGGGCCTCAGCCAGTTCGTCTGAGACGAGAGATCGGCAGGAGCCTCGCTTCGTTGCGGGGCTCATTGCTCTCGTGCCGGAAAAACCGGGGTGAACAGCAACGTTGCCTCTCGAATGGAAGGAGAGCCGGATGACCGTCTGGCGCCCGTCGCAGCAGATCAGGGTGAAGGTGATCGGCCTCGCCTGGCGGGAAGACCGGTTGCTCGCCGCGGAGGTCGAGGAAGATAGCGGCCGCATCAAGGGTGTTCGCCCGCTCGGCGGCGCGATCGAATTCGGCGAAAGCCGCGAAGAAGCGCTGCACCGCGAATTTAGCGAGGAACTTGAGACGGCGATCCGCATCGTCGGTCCCTGGCTCCTGCTTGAAAACATCTACGAGCATCATGGCGAGACCGGTCACGAATTCATCTTCGCCGCCGAAATCGAACTGGCGGATGCATCGCTCTATGAGCGCGACGAAATCCGCTATTCCGAACTTGACGAGACGGCGGCGACGGCGCGCTGGTTCGGCCGCGATACACTGCGTGACGCTGGCATCGATCTCTATCCGACAGGCCTCGACAGACTGTTGTCACGCTGGCGCGATTGAGCTGGAAACACCGCCGGTGCAAGGCTCCCATACAGCGCGCCAAACTTTGATCGTCAGTGACGGTAACGAAGGAACAACGAGGTCGTATTCGCTGTTCTATCAGCATCGCTGAAATCAGAAGGAATAGCATCATGCGCAGGTTTATTGCAGCAACGACGATCGCTCTCCTCAGCCTCTCCGCCCCGGGTCTTGCCCAGTCGAACATGGGCATGGACGCCAGCGGCCGGATCGACGGCACGCCGCCGCTCGGCACCGCGCCGGGCGTCGAAACACAAAGCGGACTGATCATCCCGCTCGACTCGATGGAAACCGGCAGCATTAACGACAATGGAACGTCGAGCGGTCGCGTCGACTGGGCGCGCTGCCCGCCGCGCAAGACCCGTGGAGCGCTTGCGACCGAGGGCGGCAACAGTGGCGCCTCCACCAGCGCCGCCTGCCGTGACAACGGAAAGCAATAGAGAAATTCCAGCAAAAGTGTGAAGCGGTTTTGCGTTCGGAATTGCGTAAAACAAAGAGCTAAAGCGCGTCGCATGAATCACGTTAACTGCGACGCGCTTTAGCGTTGGGGAAGGGCGCTATTTACCGTCCTTCTTGTCATGGTTCAGGATGACACCGAGTTCATGCCACCGCCGCCCGTCACGCTGGATAAGCTGGTCGGCGCAGGCCGGTCCCATGCTGCCCGGCGCGTAGGCCTCGGGCACGCTCTCATCCGTCTCCCAGATGTCGAGGAAGGGCTGCACCGCCGCCCAGCCGGCCTCGATGCCGTCGGCGCGCTGAAACAGCGTCTGGTCGCCGATGAAGAGATCGTAGAGCAGCGATTCATAGCCGGTGGTCTTGCCGATATCGAACTTGTCGGCATAGCGGAAGTCGAGAGAGACCGGCGTCGTATCGACCGAAAGCCCCGGCGACTTGATCGAGATTTCCATGCTCATGCCCTCGTCCGGCTGCACCTGGATCACCAGCCGGTTCCGCGGCAGGCGGCTCTGGACGTCGGTCTCGCGAAACTGCGCGAAGGGCACCGGCTGGAAGGTGATGACGATCTCGGTGTCGCGCGCCGTCAGCGCCTTGCCGGTCCTGAGGTAGAAGGGCACACCCGCCCAGCGCCAGGTATCGGCATAGAGCTTCAGCGCCACATAGGTCTCGGTCCGGCTGTCGGGCGAAACGTCCTTGCTATCGCGATAGGCCGGAAGCGCAGCACCGTTGAGCGGGCCGGCGGCATAGGCGCCGCGAACGCCATGTGTCTTTGCCTCCTCGGGCGTATAGATGCGCAGCGCCTTCAACACCTTGCTCTTCTCGTTGCGGATCGCTTCGGCATCGAAGCTGTTCGGCGGTTCCATGGCGATCATCGCCAGGAGCTGGAACAGATGGTTCGGCACCATGTCGCGCAGCGCGCCGGTCGCATCGTAGAATTTGCCGCGGCTGCCGACATCGACGATCTCGGCGGCAGTGATCTGCACATGGTCGATGTAGCGGCTGTTCCACAAAGACTCGATCATCATATTGGCAAAACGCGCCGTCATCAGGTTCTGCACCGTCTCCTTGCCGAGGAAATGGTCGAGCCGGTAGACTTGGCTTTCCGCGATCTGGGCGAGGATTTGCGCATTGAGCGCCTTGGCGGAGGCGAGATCGGTACCGAATGGCTTTTCGATGGCGACGCGACGGAAGGTGCCGTCCTTTTCATCGGTCAGGCCATGGGCGGCGAGCTTTTCGACGATCGAGCCGAAAAAGGATGGCGGCACCGCCAGATAGAAGGCGGCATTGGCATCCGGCCCCAGCCGCTTGCCGATCTCGGTGAAAATTTCGACCTTGGTGAAATCGCCCGCCATATAGGAAATGCGCCGGCGCAGGCTTTGCCAGGCCTCGTCTTTCACCGTCGGCTGTTCGCCACTGAGATGATTGAGAAATTCGTCGAGCCGCCCGCGCAGAAACGCGTCGTCGCCCGGTTCGATGCCGACGCCGAGAATATGAAGATCGTCGCCGACGAGGCGCTCACGCGTCAGGTTGATGATCGCCGGCACCAGCAGGCGGCGCGTCAGGTCTCCCGTGGCGCCGAAGATGACGAGGGTGACCGGCGGGGTAGGGGCAGCGTTCATGTGTGTCATCTCCTGAGATTTTCCGGCCGACTATAATCCGCATCGGTTTCGCCGCAACATATGCGGGCGGGGATAACAGGCATTTGACATTATCTGAGGCGGCCTGGGTGCCGAGGCTCCTCATTCGGCTGCATGAAGACCCATGAAGACCCCACAAGAGGGAGGGACTAAGCTGTGGTCCCTGGCGGTGACCAAAACGAGAAGTCTTGCTGGCTGTTACCGTTCTGCGGATTGCTGCGATGGAGGTTATGTGAAGCGGTGCGGCATTTCAGCCCTTCCCCCTTGTGGGGAGGGGTCTGGGCTGCGGTCAGAACCGGAGAGCAGTGATTAGCCTCCGGTTATCCCTTCACCGCCACCATGAAAATCCGCGGAAACCGCAGCAGCACCCGCCCATCCGACATCTTCGGATAGGCCTTTTCCACCCGCGCGAGATAATCCGTCAGGAAGGCCTGGCGATGCTTTTCGCCGGCATGGGTGAGATAGGGCATCAGCCCGGTGCCCTTCACCCATTCGACGATCGCCGCGCCATCCGCCATCGGATGATTGTAGATGGTGTGCCAGATATCGACGCGCGCGGCTTTGGCGATCAGCCTGGAATAATAGGCCGAAGGCGGGGCCAACGCCTGGCGGCGCACGCTCTTTTCCTCGAAGGCGGCCTTCCAGGCCCCCGCATGCGCCGTCTCCTCCATCATCAGATGCGAGGGTTCGCCAAGATTGTCGGGCATCTGCACCGCCAGCACGCCGCCTGCGGAAAGCCCGTCCATCAGCCGGTCGAAAATATCGAGATGATCGGGCAGCCATTGGAAGACCGCATTGGCAAACAGCAGGTCGGCCGGCTCCGTCGGCTGCCAGCTGCCGAGATCGGCTTCGACGAAGGCCGTGCCTGGAAGCCGCTTGCGGGCCGCCTCCAGCATGTTCATGTCGCTATCGAGACCGGAGACGCCGTCGGCCCCATAGCGCTCGATGATCAGTTCTGTCGAATTGCCCGGCCCGCAACCGAGGTCGACAGCGCGGCGAAGGCTTTGCAAAGGCACCTGCGCCAGAAGATCGCGCGCCGGTCGTGTGCGCTCATCCTCGAATTTCACATATTGATGGGCGGACCATGCCATGGGCGGTACCTCCTGATGTTGTGGCCGTCGAGCTTGACGATCTTATAGGCGATGCAAGCGCCCGCCGACCTTCACTCCGCAGACACAAGTATTTTGTCCACGCGCCTTCCGTCGAGATCGACGACTTCGAAGCGCCATCCGCCTCTCGTGAAGCTCTCACCCAGCTCCGGCAGATGTTTCAACTCTTCCAACACCAGGCCAGCCACGGTCTGATATTCGAGATCGTCATCGAGCTTGAGATTCAAGAACTCGGCGAATTCGTCGATCGGCGTCCAGCCGGACACCAGGTACGAACCGTCGTCTCGACGAGCGATGGCCTGCTCGTCGATAGGTCCCTCCTGGAGCGCCCCCATGATCGCTTCCAAAATGTCACCCGACGAGACAATCCCCTCGAAATGGCCGTACTCGTCAAAAACCAGCACCATGTGGACTGGCGATTTCCTGATGGCTTCAATCACATTGATCGCCGTTGAAAGGTCTGAAACCACCGGGACGTCTTGCGTCAGAGCCTTGATATCGGCAGTGCCGTGTTCCGACATCGAGTCGTAAAAGTCCTTGACCGGAAGGATGCCGATCACCTCGTCCGAACTGCCTTTCCGAACCGGCAGCCGAGACCGTTTCGTCCGGTGCAACTGAGTTCGAATTTCATCAAGGCTGTCGTCGATATCGATAATTTCGACGTCTCGTCGCGGCGTCATAAGCGCTCGGGCGGTGCGGTCCGCCAGGCGCATAACGCCGGATATCATCGCGGACTCTTCGCTTTCGATAACGCCGGCCGACTGCGCCTCGGCCAGAACAGTTTTGATCTCTTCGTCAGAGACGTTATCGCCACCTTTTCCGGCTTGGCCCAAGAGCTTGAGCACAAGATTTCCGGAGGCGTTCAGAAGCCACACGAGCGGCAGCGCGATTTTTGAAAGCACCGCCATAGCCGGTGCGACCTTCGCTGCAACGGCTTCGGGTTCTCGCAACGCGATCTGCTTTGGAACAAGTTCGCCGACAATCAAAGAAAGATAGGTGATTGCCACGACGACTGAACCGACGCCAATCGCGTCGGCGACCGTCGATGACATTCCCTGTGTCTCCAGCCATCCGGTCAAGCGGCTGCCGAGCGTGGCCCCTGAGAAGGCGCCCGAGAGAACACCGACCAGTGTGATGCCAATCTGAACCGTAGAGAGAAAACGACCGGGGTTTTCGGCAAGTTTGATTGCTTGCGCTGCACCCTTGCTCCCATGGTCAGAGAGAACCTTGAGGCGGGCTGTTCGAGAAGACACAACAGCCAACTCCGACATGGCGAGCACACCATTGACGATGGTGAGAAACGCCACAATTCCAATTTCCAGAAACACAGGGACCCTATTCGTTGAGGTTTCAATGCCGCATCGACAAGGCGACGCAGCGAGGTGTTCGACGAGGCGCTACATACGCGTCGCCCATCGTCATTCCGTCGTCGTATTACATCAGTGTCGCTTCCATCGGTCCTCAGAATTCCGTGAGGCGGCAAGCCCGACCCGGGTGGAAGGGTCGGAAATGCGGTCGAAAAACATCCGTGATTCGGCAAGAGCCGGCTATGCGGCGGCGCGTCGTTCGCAATGATCTGGAAGCAGGCCGCTCTCTGCGGGATGTACCCTGGGCGGGGCGGACACGAAGCCGCCTACAGTGGTCGCCAGCTTCCTCGGCCGGAAGATCTCGGCTGGAACGGGCGGAACTTGTACTGGATGGGTCGCTGTCAGGCATGTCGCAATTTTGGCGGTGAAACGGTGCCGGCGCAAGAGGCACCGGGCAAAAATCCTCATAGCCTACTGATGTGACAGTTTTGAAAACGGCGGCAGTACCGCGTTCTGATTGAAGGTTTTAAAAGTATTGTTCGTGTTTCCGCATGATGCCGAAAGCCGCTCGAAGCGGCCCGGCATCACGCGCTCGCGCCATCAAGCCGCCAGAATGGTGATCCCGTAAGCATTGGCCGCCGCGGTCATGCGGGCGATGGTCTCAGGCGAGGGGGCTTTCAGCGGCTCGGTCGTGCCTTCCGCTTCGATGAATTCGGCCATGTCGCGATCGACGATCGCGGAAAAGACAGCCGGGGCTGTCCCGCGGTTGGAATAGCCGTGCACCATGAAGGGCGGAATGGTGACGATATCGCCCGCGCCGGCCTCGATCTCTTCGGGGCCGTCGTCGGTGAGCCGCCAGATCGTCAAACGTCCCGCGAGGATGCGAAACACTTCCGGGCTCGCATGCGCGTGTTTCGGGGTGCGGCTGCCGGGCGGCACGGTGACGTCGAAGATGTTGAGCCAGGTTCCGCGGATACGGAC
This Rhizobium sp. NZLR1 DNA region includes the following protein-coding sequences:
- a CDS encoding NUDIX domain-containing protein — its product is MTVWRPSQQIRVKVIGLAWREDRLLAAEVEEDSGRIKGVRPLGGAIEFGESREEALHREFSEELETAIRIVGPWLLLENIYEHHGETGHEFIFAAEIELADASLYERDEIRYSELDETAATARWFGRDTLRDAGIDLYPTGLDRLLSRWRD
- the zwf gene encoding glucose-6-phosphate dehydrogenase — encoded protein: MNAAPTPPVTLVIFGATGDLTRRLLVPAIINLTRERLVGDDLHILGVGIEPGDDAFLRGRLDEFLNHLSGEQPTVKDEAWQSLRRRISYMAGDFTKVEIFTEIGKRLGPDANAAFYLAVPPSFFGSIVEKLAAHGLTDEKDGTFRRVAIEKPFGTDLASAKALNAQILAQIAESQVYRLDHFLGKETVQNLMTARFANMMIESLWNSRYIDHVQITAAEIVDVGSRGKFYDATGALRDMVPNHLFQLLAMIAMEPPNSFDAEAIRNEKSKVLKALRIYTPEEAKTHGVRGAYAAGPLNGAALPAYRDSKDVSPDSRTETYVALKLYADTWRWAGVPFYLRTGKALTARDTEIVITFQPVPFAQFRETDVQSRLPRNRLVIQVQPDEGMSMEISIKSPGLSVDTTPVSLDFRYADKFDIGKTTGYESLLYDLFIGDQTLFQRADGIEAGWAAVQPFLDIWETDESVPEAYAPGSMGPACADQLIQRDGRRWHELGVILNHDKKDGK
- the tam gene encoding trans-aconitate 2-methyltransferase encodes the protein MAWSAHQYVKFEDERTRPARDLLAQVPLQSLRRAVDLGCGPGNSTELIIERYGADGVSGLDSDMNMLEAARKRLPGTAFVEADLGSWQPTEPADLLFANAVFQWLPDHLDIFDRLMDGLSAGGVLAVQMPDNLGEPSHLMMEETAHAGAWKAAFEEKSVRRQALAPPSAYYSRLIAKAARVDIWHTIYNHPMADGAAIVEWVKGTGLMPYLTHAGEKHRQAFLTDYLARVEKAYPKMSDGRVLLRFPRIFMVAVKG
- a CDS encoding hemolysin family protein; amino-acid sequence: MFLEIGIVAFLTIVNGVLAMSELAVVSSRTARLKVLSDHGSKGAAQAIKLAENPGRFLSTVQIGITLVGVLSGAFSGATLGSRLTGWLETQGMSSTVADAIGVGSVVVAITYLSLIVGELVPKQIALREPEAVAAKVAPAMAVLSKIALPLVWLLNASGNLVLKLLGQAGKGGDNVSDEEIKTVLAEAQSAGVIESEESAMISGVMRLADRTARALMTPRRDVEIIDIDDSLDEIRTQLHRTKRSRLPVRKGSSDEVIGILPVKDFYDSMSEHGTADIKALTQDVPVVSDLSTAINVIEAIRKSPVHMVLVFDEYGHFEGIVSSGDILEAIMGALQEGPIDEQAIARRDDGSYLVSGWTPIDEFAEFLNLKLDDDLEYQTVAGLVLEELKHLPELGESFTRGGWRFEVVDLDGRRVDKILVSAE
- a CDS encoding cupin domain-containing protein, which gives rise to MMSNSFVTMPAGEGAKRFFVLGDRIERQVRIRGTWLNIFDVTVPPGSRTPKHAHASPEVFRILAGRLTIWRLTDDGPEEIEAGAGDIVTIPPFMVHGYSNRGTAPAVFSAIVDRDMAEFIEAEGTTEPLKAPSPETIARMTAAANAYGITILAA